The genomic interval GACTCCCGGTCCCGGTGGTCAGGACCTCCTCGAACAGGCGCGCGGGCGGCCGCCCGGGGGAGGCCGGGCGGCGGGCGAGCAGATAGCCGAAGCCGATCGCGTCGACCGCGCGGGAGGCGAAGTCGTCGAGCCATGCGGAGACCATGGGGGCCCAGCGGGCATCGCGCTCGGTGATGCCGCCGTCGCGTGCCCAGGTCTCGGCGTACTGCGCGGGGTCCTCGCGCTCGCGCTGGATCACCCACGCGTCGAGACCGGTGCGGTCGAGCCAGGCGGCGGGATGCGTCTGCCACGGCTCCGGCGCGGAGATCTCCCAGTTGGCGAGCATGACGGCGGTGCCGCCGGGCCTCAGGTGCCCCTCGAGGCCCTCCACGACGTGGGCGAGCAGGGTGTCCCCGCGTTGGCCGCCGTCGCGGTAGGTCCACTCCGCGACGGTGCCGTCGCGCGGGGTGATGACGAACGGCGGGTTGGAGACGACGAGGTCGAAGCGCTCGGTCCCGACGGGGTCGAACAGGGAGCCCGCCCGCAGGTCGAGCTCGACGCCGTTGAGCGCGGCGTTGAACGCCGCGAAGGCGAGGGCGCGCTCGGACAGGTCGGTCGCGACGACGGTCTGCGCGTGGCGGGAGGCGTGCAGGGCCTGGATGCCGCAGCCGCAGCCGAGGTCCAGGACACGCTCGACCCGGCGTCGCGGCGTGAGGCGGGCGAGCGTGAGGGAGGCGCCGCCCACGCCGAGCACGTGGTCGGTGCCGAGCGGGCGCCCGGTCGCGAGCTCCGAGAGGTCCGAGGCGATCCACCAGGTGATCGCGCCCTGGTCGTCCTCGG from Brachybacterium huguangmaarense carries:
- a CDS encoding DUF7059 domain-containing protein, encoding MPDTAPSAASLTAQAPLQDRSPSSPAPRATPGPVAALRADLEAADYTSARIEQLLGAGAAAALRREHALPALRVLADTDEAAGLLFSVFTLGRTATAAQLEPALPRLGLDGAVELGLLGPAETGQEPGASAAPTWRALVDLAPYAAEDDQGAITWWIASDLSELATGRPLGTDHVLGVGGASLTLARLTPRRRVERVLDLGCGCGIQALHASRHAQTVVATDLSERALAFAAFNAALNGVELDLRAGSLFDPVGTERFDLVVSNPPFVITPRDGTVAEWTYRDGGQRGDTLLAHVVEGLEGHLRPGGTAVMLANWEISAPEPWQTHPAAWLDRTGLDAWVIQREREDPAQYAETWARDGGITERDARWAPMVSAWLDDFASRAVDAIGFGYLLARRPASPGRPPARLFEEVLTTGTGSLGAHLAQGLDRLAQLAALDDDALGAAFPVRADDVVERRHLTPGAWDPLLIELVQGAGFGRTVTADQLLAATVGASDGELTVDQILGAVCALTDADVAEARGRLLPELRELVRTGMLDLEHREGAR